In Cellvibrio polysaccharolyticus, a genomic segment contains:
- a CDS encoding alpha/beta hydrolase, with amino-acid sequence MRLIKIYTGILLWLFAGNLLADQKIPFELPRSEVISIPDRKNDRVYEIHIQLPAKYQEDKKYPVVYMTDSPYTFPIVTGAARYPVNNERMRDVMFVGISWQTGYSPAASRRRDYTPTVDALWANDPAAEADKHLEFIRNEVIPYIDTRFSTEITNRTYVGNSLGGLFGFYILLNNPYLFKNYVIGSPSVWWGEKHILAAEAKTKLPADLAVNIFIAVGADEIPGRDSPKNDMVGQAREMFDRLKARDLKNSKFEMRVIEHANHATAFPVTSAQGLWWLFNNDTGDKRGVANPAP; translated from the coding sequence ATGCGTTTAATAAAAATATATACGGGCATTCTGTTGTGGCTTTTTGCCGGTAATCTGTTGGCAGATCAAAAAATTCCCTTTGAGCTGCCACGAAGTGAAGTTATTAGTATTCCCGATCGAAAAAACGACAGGGTTTATGAAATCCATATTCAGTTGCCTGCGAAGTATCAGGAAGATAAAAAGTACCCCGTGGTTTATATGACAGACTCCCCTTATACCTTTCCCATTGTTACCGGGGCGGCGCGCTATCCGGTGAATAATGAACGCATGAGGGATGTCATGTTTGTGGGCATTTCCTGGCAAACCGGCTATTCGCCGGCGGCCAGCCGCCGTCGTGATTACACGCCTACAGTAGATGCCCTCTGGGCGAATGATCCCGCCGCTGAGGCCGACAAACATCTGGAATTTATTCGCAATGAAGTCATTCCTTATATTGATACCCGCTTTAGTACCGAGATAACTAACAGAACCTATGTGGGTAATTCTCTGGGCGGTTTGTTTGGTTTTTATATCCTGCTTAACAATCCCTATTTGTTTAAAAACTACGTCATAGGAAGTCCATCGGTCTGGTGGGGAGAAAAGCATATTCTTGCTGCGGAAGCAAAAACAAAGCTACCTGCCGATCTTGCGGTAAATATATTTATTGCGGTGGGGGCGGATGAAATCCCAGGAAGGGATAGTCCAAAAAACGATATGGTGGGGCAGGCTAGGGAAATGTTTGACCGCTTAAAAGCCAGAGATCTGAAAAACAGCAAATTTGAAATGCGGGTTATTGAGCACGCGAATCACGCAACAGCCTTTCCGGTAACTTCAGCGCAGGGGTTATGGTGGTTGTTTAATAATGACACAGGCGATAAGAGAGGCGTGGCAAATCCTGCGCCCTAG
- the nqrE gene encoding NADH:ubiquinone reductase (Na(+)-transporting) subunit E has translation MENLLSLFVRSIFIENMALSYFLGMCTFLAISKRIDVAAGLSVAVILVLTITVPLNNLIYTRLLDEGALKWLGPDYEHIDLRFLQLVVFIGVIASMVQILEMVLDKYAPVLYSTLGIFLPLIAVNCAIMGGVLFMVEREYNLVESTVFGAGAGVGWSLALLAMAGIREKLKYSDIPDGLRGLGITFISAGLIALAFMSFGGITL, from the coding sequence ATGGAAAATCTGCTTAGCCTCTTCGTACGCTCAATTTTTATAGAAAACATGGCGCTCTCCTATTTTTTAGGCATGTGTACCTTTCTCGCTATCTCCAAAAGAATCGATGTGGCTGCCGGTTTGTCGGTTGCTGTTATCCTGGTGTTAACCATTACCGTGCCGTTGAACAATCTGATTTACACCCGGTTGCTGGATGAGGGCGCTCTGAAATGGCTGGGGCCCGACTACGAACATATTGATTTACGGTTTTTGCAGTTGGTCGTTTTTATCGGTGTAATTGCATCCATGGTGCAAATACTGGAAATGGTGTTGGATAAATACGCACCGGTGCTTTACAGCACGCTGGGTATCTTCCTGCCGTTGATCGCGGTTAACTGTGCAATAATGGGCGGCGTTTTGTTTATGGTAGAGCGCGAATACAATCTGGTAGAAAGCACGGTATTTGGTGCTGGAGCCGGGGTTGGCTGGTCGCTGGCACTGCTGGCCATGGCCGGCATTCGTGAAAAGCTGAAATACTCTGATATCCCGGATGGCTTGAGAGGTTTGGGTATTACCTTTATCAGCGCGGGTCTTATTGCACTGGCATTTATGTCGTTTGGCGGTATTACGCTGTAA